A genomic region of Nymphaea colorata isolate Beijing-Zhang1983 chromosome 2, ASM883128v2, whole genome shotgun sequence contains the following coding sequences:
- the LOC116248619 gene encoding homoserine kinase, with amino-acid sequence MSSWVLDRSGPPKLHLKTQSLKPLTLLPQASTAALGTHSLYLLCFSTTSSSSSSPNPEMIASVRHLLPIPNLNPTPSHHRRPSAIVICSSRVEASTRKAEPLPVFSTVRSFAPATVANLGPGFDFLGCAVSGIGDHVTVVVDPSVKPGRVAITAVHGAPKLTLDPMNNCAGIAAIAVLRALGVRSVGVSLTLEKGLPLGSGLGSSAASAAAAASAVNALFGDLLSGNDLVLAGLESEAKVSGRHADNIAPSILGGFVLVRSCDPLELIRLPFPAGRELLFVLVSPEFEAPTKKMRAVLPEEIAFKDHIWNSRHAAAVVAALAAGDVAALGAAMSADRIVEPRRSPLIPGMVAVKEAAVAAGAFGCTISGAGPTAVAVTDDQAKGQAIGEAMAEAFLKVGGLRSKVSVQRLDHEGARVVSSIPH; translated from the coding sequence ATGTCGTCTTGGGTTCTGGACAGATCCGGCCCGCCCAAATTGCATCTAAAAACCCAATCTCTAAAACCCCTCACCCTTCTCCCTCAAGCCTCTACCGCTGCCCTTGGCACACACTCTCTCTATCTACTGTGTTTTTCTactacttcttcttcctcctcttctcccaaCCCAGAGATGATCGCCTCAGTCAGACACCTCCTTCCCATCCCAAACCTTAACCCTACTCCCAGCCATCACCGCAGGCCCTCCGCCATCGTTATCTGCAGCTCGAGGGTTGAGGCGTCGACCCGCAAAGCGGAGCCTCTTCCCGTCTTCTCCACCGTCCGATCCTTCGCTCCGGCCACCGTCGCTAACCTCGGCCCCGGCTTCGATTTCCTTGGCTGCGCTGTCTCCGGTATCGGCGACCACGTGACTGTAGTCGTCGATCCCTCCGTCAAGCCCGGCCGTGTTGCCATTACTGCCGTCCATGGCGCCCCCAAGCTGACCCTCGATCCGATGAATAACTGCGCCGGTATCGCCGCCATCGCCGTCCTCCGCGCTCTCGGCGTCCGGTCCGTCGGCGTGTCGCTCACTCTGGAGAAGGGGCTTCCCCTTGGGAGCGGCCTCGGCTCGAGTGCGGCCAgcgccgccgctgctgcctcCGCCGTGAACGCGCTGTTTGGCGACCTCCTCTCCGGCAACGATCTTGTCCTCGCGGGGCTAGAATCGGAGGCGAAGGTGAGCGGCCGCCACGCGGACAACATCGCTCCTTCTATCCTTGGGGGGTTCGTGCTCGTCCGCAGCTGCGATCCGCTTGAGCTTATCCGCCTGCCGTTTCCCGCCGGCCGCGAGCTCCTGTTCGTCCTCGTCTCGCCTGAGTTCGAAGCGCCGACCAAGAAAATGAGGGCTGTCCTGCCGGAGGAAATCGCGTTCAAGGACCACATCTGGAACTCTCGGCACGCGGCAGCTGTGGTTGCTGCCTTGGCTGCTGGGGACGTCGCCGCTCTCGGAGCAGCGATGTCGGCCGATCGGATCGTCGAACCGCGTCGGAGCCCGTTAATCCCCGGCATGGTGGCGGTGAAGGAAGCGGCGGTGGCTGCCGGGGCATTCGGTTGTACGATAAGCGGCGCCGGGCCGACGGCTGTAGCTGTGACTGACGACCAGGCGAAGGGTCAGGCGATCGGCGAAGCGATGGCAGAGGCGTTCTTGAAGGTGGGGGGATTGAGGTCGAAGGTGAGCGTGCAGAGGCTGGACCATGAGGGCGCGAGGGTGGTGAGTTCCATTCCCCACTGA